CTTGGTCATTTTAGTTGTTTGTTCTTAGTGTATAATGACtactccaaaaaaaaaaatccaatcatttcaaataaatatttttttttcttttttttttctagtttatataattaagtGATAAAACCTGTTACATCGCTAACGCCAAAACGCGACCAGTCTGAGCTAGAATATTCTCGGCTCGGAAATAGAATTCCAGAAACAgtttgataaatttgataaacGATGATTTACATGGagacattattaaataaaaggATGATCTAAtgcattatttttacaGTATTAGTTAGCTTAAAGTATATGTATAGATAAACTAATAAGTGTCTAGAAGTAGATGAAATAATCTCAAATGGATTCACGAAGCCCTGCCTAGCCTCATGATCAAGTTACGATTGCGAAAccattatataaaaaaaagaatgttACTGACAACAGTCATTTTAAGAACATTAATTTCTTTCCTTTGAATGAGAAGTGAATTAAAATACAGGAATATCACTAGGACTTTTTTTACGAGCCGCTATCTCTTCTGTATCACAGACAAGCCTTTTctcaagaaaatatatttattcaatgaattattcaattcttaAGTCTTTTGGACTTTCATAGCATGCCAATCAATAATAAGCGCTGATCGCTTTTTAACAACTTTTCAATGACAAATATGAATATGTAACTATGTCACTGTCAAGTGTACCTTCATATGCACCTTGTTTCTCGTTGTTACCACACCTAATAAGCAAACCATTTCGGTATGTCCCTAAATTGCCTTCTTTCATCGACTAGTACCCCTTCAACTGAAATAGCTGGCCATTATATATGCTTCCCCTTCGAACCCCGTGAAACCCCTATTCTTAATATGATAGGCAATTGTTTgattgatattattgattttattttctaatccATGTGGAAAAGCTGCGAAAAGTggaaaatttgaagaaacaTCAACAATGAGGAAACGGAAAACTGAAAACAAACAACCAAACTAGTCgtcaacaataataaccaAGCAAACAATAACCAGCTGTTAGTAAACATCGGTTTCAGTGACACAGAACTTGTCGGGGAAGATAGAGGTGGGCGGCTGCAAAATGAGAGTCTTGGAGCAGAAGTCAATTGAATAGGATTGGACTTCAGATATAGTATGCTGGTtcttagaaaaaaaataaaaaaaaataaaaaaaacgaataataataataataataataataataataataataataataataataataataataataataataataataacgatattaataaataaataaaaaaatactcgAGTATACCAGCATACGCATATCATTTGTAACTAACAGGGGATATATAAACAAGGAACCTAGGGTAAGGAGCGTATAGCGGAGAAATTTTGACACAACTGAAACACATTTAATTACCACAAACAGGACCAGCAGAACTAACACCAATGCAAAGACACAGAGGTGAGTTAAGACGTGAAAGGGCCGACTCTCTTAGAACTCAATTGTTAAATAGACAGTTGCATCACAAGATACAAGAAATTGCTCGTGATGCTGAGGAGGAGGATTTGGATACCGAAATGGCTAATAATTTGGTATTTCAATGCTTATCGTTAGCAAATAATACTAGTTTTCTTATCAAGGGGCTATTggatttttctatttttgaTCCCAAAGATAACTATAGATACATCAATATCAGGTTACCCATGGAAAGTCCAGCCGTGGCtcataatcaaaataaattatatgcATTGAGTTTCTTATCACTTTTTATGCTATTTTTCCTTATACCATTTATTTGGGTCATTATACCTTTAGTGAcacttttattattgattgtTTTCCAACACCAATGCTATTCGaagaaagaattaaacAATGAAGAACCATTTTTCCCAGTGTTCAAAAAGAGACCTTTACAAAAAGAGGTAATTTCTCAAGAGTACTCTGCATTTCAAACTACTTTAGATTTAActgatttaaaagaaaaacataATGTTATCTTGACTAATACTTCGTTAAATAACTTACAAATTGGTGATTTCatctatttgaaaaaaaatgatattgtCCCAACcgatattttattattatattccaATGAAACAAATTCTACTGctaatattcaattaagCGACAATACttttacaaataaatttacaaaTGACAAATTCGTCAATCTATTAAGAACAAACACGGGCCTggcaaatattaattatcaTCTACACTATCACAAGCGTTCAGGTTATTTGTTTGTGAATTCTTCAAGCTCATCTTCAACATCGTCGTCTTATTCACAAAAGAGTTATTtgaaagatgaaaatataattcaaaaaggTTCCattataaattcaaatgaaattattggtTTAATACTAGACACCTCAACTATTCAATCCAATGTCTTTAAAAGGTCTTATAATAAAATCCATAATACATTAATAAAGCCATTggatttttcttcatcatttgcAACATATTATGaaacaattcaaaataCGTTTTCAAAGTCATTACCAATCCctcattcaaataatttcactattaaaagaaagagaagaaaaattattgcaTTCATCTTTGCGTTTGGTTTCGTAAgattaattttcatttaaccATATTATTCTATTCGCCACAGATttcattaaagaaaaatactaCAACCTAATACCcattctttatttatttataccTTCCTagcaaaatttatttaccATTATAAATGCTTAGGCCCTATATACACATACCCCAGTGAGATGCTTCAAATCGCTTCTATCTATGTAGCTTCTATCTATGTactatttctaatattattatgtatTAATCATTCTAATTGTAAATGTTTTACATAAGTTAAAGCTTTTtcttataaaatatattctgaCGCGTTGCTTCGCGTAAAAtagttttgaaaaatcCTATTATCTATCTATTATAAAATACTGAAGTAAAGATAATATAAcatgcaaaaaaaaagaaaattgcgataaaaaaacaacaatatTGGTTAAGGGGATATCAATTTTAACTTAGTGAACTTACACCACAATGTCGTCGTTGAAGAGATTAAATGAAATGGATAAAGACACACCAACTACTAATGATGATCCAGccaataatgaaaataattcaaataaaaaaattaaattacaaaatgataatatagaGATAATACCCACTCAAAATTTTGCTAAATTCAAACAAAAAGGGTTTAAaccaattaattcaaaatcacAATCTTCAAAAGATTCAAAAGACTTGGCTCAGTCAGCAACCATTTTTGAAGATGAGTTATCACAAATGGAACATGATTCAGCCGATGCAATCTCAGAACATtctttaaaacaaatatattgtCGTAAACAGATTCCAACTGATTTTGATCCAATGACTTCTGATATATCTTTCCAACAGATTGAGTCTGAACAGAGTATCCTACCACATATTTCAGATAATGGTACTTCAAGCGTTGTTCGATTTTTCGGTGTCACAGAGAATGGGAACTCGATATTATGTAATGTTACAGGGTTCAAACATTATTTGTATGTTCCAATACCTATCAAAAATGGCCAATTTGCAGAAGATCCAGATGAATTaaccaattttaaaaatcatGTTCATCAACAAATACCAAATTGTATCAGTcatattgaaattgttaAGAAGCAATCCATATGGGGTTATTCAGGtgattcaaaatcaaaGTTTTGGAAGGTATATTTAAACGAACCTAACCAAATCAATAAACTAAGAACAGGCTTTGAAAGAGGCTATTTCTCTTATAATGGCTGGTTTTCAAATGGTACAACGACATATGATAATATCGCTTATAATTTAAGGCTAATGATCGATTGTGGTATTGTTGGTATGTCTTGGATTACTTTACCCAAAaccaaatataatttaattcaagaaaatatgAAAGTGTCTACTTGTCAACTTGAAGTCACCATAAATTACAAAGATTTGATTGCTCATCCTGCTGAAGGTGAATGGTCACATACAGCTCCATTACgtattttatcatttgataTTGAATGTGCTGGTAGAGTAGGTATTTTTCCTGAACCAGAATATGACTCAGTGATTCAAATTGCAAATATCGTGAGTGTTGTTGGTGCAAAAAAACCTTTTATTCGTAATGTTTTCACATTAGATACCTGTGCCCCGATTACTGGATCTCATGTTTTTGATCATAAAACTGAGGCTGAAATGCTACAACATTGGAAGGATTTTATCATCGAAGTTGATCCTGATGTAATGATTGgttataatattcaaaatttcgATTTTCCTTATCTGATTGATCGTGCAAAAGCCTTGAAGATTGAAGATTTTCCTTATTTTAGTAGAATTAGCAACTCTAAACAAGTAGTGAAGGAAGCTGTCTTCTCTTCCAAAGCTACAGGTACAAGAGAatctaaaaatacaaatattgatGGTCGCTTACAATTTGATCTGTTCCAATTTATTCAAAgagaatataaattaagATCATATACTTTAAATGCTGTTTCTGCAAATTTCTTAAACGAACAAAAGGAAGATGTTCACCATAGTATCATTACAGATTTACAATTGGGGGATAGTGAAACCAGAAGAAGGCTAGCtgtttattgtttaaaggATGCATATCTACCGCTACGtttattagataaattGATGGGTCTCGTTAACTATACAGAAATGGCTCGTGTTACGGGTGTTCCTTTTTCATATCTATTAACTCGTGGTCaacaaattaaagttaTATCACAACTGTTCAGAAAATGTCTGGAAATTGATACCATTATTCCGAATATTACAAGTAAAGGATCTGACGAACAATATGAAGGTGCTACTGTTATTGAACCAATTCGTGGTTATTATGATATTCCAATTGCAACCTTAGATTTCAACTCATTATATCCCAGTATCATGATGGCACATAATTTGTGTTACACTACATTGTGCAATAAGCAAATTGTAAAtagtttaaatttgaaattagatgaagatTATATCATTACACCAAATGGAGATTATTTCGTTACTGAGAAAAGAAGACATGGTATCTTACCAATTATTCTGAATGACCTAATCTCTGCTAGAAAAAAGGCTAAGAATGATctaaaaaaggaaaaagatCCATTCAAAAGAGATGTTTTGAACGGTAGACAATTagctttaaaaatttctgCAAATTCTGTTTATGGGTTTACAGGTGCAACAGTAGGGAAGCTACCATGTCTGgctatttcttcttctgttACTTCTTTCGGTCGTAAGATGATTTTAGAAACCAAGAATGCTGTTCAAGATAAATACTCGGTTAAAAATGGGTATGAGCATGATGCTGTAGTTGTTTATGGTGATACCGATTCTGTAATGGTAAAATTTGGTACATCAGATCTTAAGGAGTCAATGAGATTAGGTACAGAAGCTGCTGCCTGGGTTTCTACCTTATTTAAGCATCCAATTAATCTAGAATTCGAAAAAGTTTATTTCCCATACCTACTAATCAATAAAAAGAGATATGCTGGGTTGTATTGGACAAATCCtgataaatttgataaattagatCAAAAGGGGTTAGCATCTGTCCGTCGTGATTCTTGTCCCTTAGTTTCCATCGTCATGAATAGAGTCTTAAAgacaattttaattgatagAAATGTTGATGGTGCATTAGAATATGTAAAGGACGTTATTGATGATCTTTTACACAATCGCGCTGATATTTCAAAActaattatttctaaaacACTAGCTCCTCAATACACAAATCCGCAACCTCATGCAGTACTTGCCGCTCGTATTAAAAAGAGAGATGGTAACGGCCCAAATGTTGGTGATCGTGTTGATTACGTTGTTACTAGTGGGAATGATAAATTGTATAATAGAGCAGAAGATCCATTATATGCTCTAGAACACAATATCCAGATTGATTCCAAATATTACCTAACAAATCAATTGCAAAATCCATTAACTAGTATTATTGAACCTATCATTGGCGAACGCCAAGCCAATGCAATGTTTTTAGttaaatctattaaaattaatacagGTAATATGAAGACAGGTCTAATGGgtttcattaaaaaagttgaagcttgtaaaaattgtaaaacctcattaaaaaaaggtGAAGGCCCATTATGCTCTAACTGTTTAGGTAAATCTAGTGAACTTTATGTCAAAGCATTATATGATGTGAGAGACTtgcaagaaaaatattcacGCGTTTGGACAGAATGTCAACGCTGTGCTGGAACTCTGCATAATGAAGTTCTATGTTCTAACAAAAACTGTGATATCTTTTATATGAGAgttaaagttaaaaaagaaCTTCAAGAAAAGATGGATGAACTAAGTAAATGGTAAAAGTTCCATATAAAATGAAGTTATATACATGTATAATAGTTTAATTCATTcgtaatatttaatttaatcatAATATTCCAGTTTGTAATTTGGTAATGAAAATACAAAGTCATGTTTCTAAAGCGAAGATGTAGAAGTGTAGAAGAATAACAAAACGGGGAGTtgcaaaataaataatggaGAGATCCCagtatatttaattttataactTAACTAAACGTTGAGGTCActtataaatatacaaaacaaaatatatagtaaatcaTTAGATAAAGGAAAGTACTGAcgtaaaaaaaagttaatatGGCACATAATTATAGAAAAGATGTAATCCAgcttaaataaatttatttacataAAATTTCTTATAAGCAGGATAGCTCGGAATATGTTTTCggtattttattatctattatttGTAAGCGCTTAATTTCAGTAGAAAAGCTATCTTGGTCTTGCAACATGCTTTGGAACCATGGATGATTTAATGTCGCATTTACATCAAACCTAGTTGTTGGATCAACAACTAacaaattagaaattaaatGTAAAACTGTGTCATCTATCTCATCCCAATACGGAGAGTAAAATGCAAATTTTCCTTGCAATATTTGTTCTTTCAAAGTAGGAGGAGCTAATTGATCACTGAATGGAGGAAACCCACAGAGACATACATATAGTAGGACACCAGAACTCCATATATCAACTTTAGCAGTATAGCCATTCTTTACTAAAACTTCTGGAGCAACATAAGAAGGAGTACCGCATAATGTGTTAGTGAATTGCAGTTCTCCTGTAAATTTTGCAAGCCCAAAATCAGCTATCTTAACTTGAATGTCaacttcatcttcatcccAAGGTCCAGTTTGTATTTGGTCTGGGGAGGTTCTTCTtgtaattttcaataatatattttctggTTTAATATCCCTGTGAATAACGTTTCTACTgtgtaaatattttaagccagataaaatttgtaaaaataatgctTTAGTTTCATCTTGCCTTAGGCAAgtttttttaacaattctatcaaataattcaccATCATCAACTTTATCCAaaactaaatatttttgaatttgcatTTTACTAACAGGCTCGATGAAACTGTCAAGTAAATTCACAATATTTGGGTGCTGAACActcattaaaatattagtcTCCTCTCTAAATTGACGGCTCTTTTTCTGATCATCATTTTGTTGaggatgaaaaattttaatagcAACAGCTTTTCCTGTCTTTTTATTGATACCTTCCTTCACAACAGCATAATGGCCTGAACCTAATTCTTTACCAATAAcatatttatcaaatactGATAAGTTTGGCTGTTTGAATGACATTCTCAACATTGTTTGACTGCTAGTAAAGCCAAATTGAGGTTTTTTAAAGACATCGTCATTGTCTGTAGACTTTACTTCATTACTACATTTATCTGTTTGTTGGCGAGAATCTGTTTCAGCTTCTGATAATTGTATACTGCCTCCTTCCACGAGCGTATTCTCTCTAGATTTCTCTGTTAGTGTGGTATTATGATCCTCTTCGTTTTCTTGACTGCATGTTAggtatttaaataaaaatgagcAACTCCTACCAAAGACAACTTTGTCaccattttttaaaatttgatccTTTTTTACTAATTTATTACCATTTACAAATGTACCGTTTCTACTATTATCAAcgatatttattaattttctttgaatGTTATCAACTTCCATTTCaactaaattta
The window above is part of the Henningerozyma blattae CBS 6284 chromosome 2, complete genome genome. Proteins encoded here:
- the DUN1 gene encoding serine/threonine protein kinase DUN1 (similar to Saccharomyces cerevisiae DUN1 (YDL101C); ancestral locus Anc_2.352) codes for the protein MQTSGLKRERSKEIHVNVKRLQTVEFEVKKAPLAELISLIPGKEQKIDIYDKPTTSVGRSRSCDIVLPEIDISTIHAYLNLVEMEVDNIQRKLINIVDNSRNGTFVNGNKLVKKDQILKNGDKVVFGRSCSFLFKYLTCSQENEEDHNTTLTEKSRENTLVEGGSIQLSEAETDSRQQTDKCSNEVKSTDNDDVFKKPQFGFTSSQTMLRMSFKQPNLSVFDKYVIGKELGSGHYAVVKEGINKKTGKAVAIKIFHPQQNDDQKKSRQFREETNILMSVQHPNIVNLLDSFIEPVSKMQIQKYLVLDKVDDGELFDRIVKKTCLRQDETKALFLQILSGLKYLHSRNVIHRDIKPENILLKITRRTSPDQIQTGPWDEDEVDIQVKIADFGLAKFTGELQFTNTLCGTPSYVAPEVLVKNGYTAKVDIWSSGVLLYVCLCGFPPFSDQLAPPTLKEQILQGKFAFYSPYWDEIDDTVLHLISNLLVVDPTTRFDVNATLNHPWFQSMLQDQDSFSTEIKRLQIIDNKIPKTYSELSCL
- the POL3 gene encoding DNA-directed DNA polymerase delta POL3 (similar to Saccharomyces cerevisiae POL3 (YDL102W); ancestral locus Anc_2.351), which encodes MSSLKRLNEMDKDTPTTNDDPANNENNSNKKIKLQNDNIEIIPTQNFAKFKQKGFKPINSKSQSSKDSKDLAQSATIFEDELSQMEHDSADAISEHSLKQIYCRKQIPTDFDPMTSDISFQQIESEQSILPHISDNGTSSVVRFFGVTENGNSILCNVTGFKHYLYVPIPIKNGQFAEDPDELTNFKNHVHQQIPNCISHIEIVKKQSIWGYSGDSKSKFWKVYLNEPNQINKLRTGFERGYFSYNGWFSNGTTTYDNIAYNLRLMIDCGIVGMSWITLPKTKYNLIQENMKVSTCQLEVTINYKDLIAHPAEGEWSHTAPLRILSFDIECAGRVGIFPEPEYDSVIQIANIVSVVGAKKPFIRNVFTLDTCAPITGSHVFDHKTEAEMLQHWKDFIIEVDPDVMIGYNIQNFDFPYLIDRAKALKIEDFPYFSRISNSKQVVKEAVFSSKATGTRESKNTNIDGRLQFDLFQFIQREYKLRSYTLNAVSANFLNEQKEDVHHSIITDLQLGDSETRRRLAVYCLKDAYLPLRLLDKLMGLVNYTEMARVTGVPFSYLLTRGQQIKVISQLFRKCLEIDTIIPNITSKGSDEQYEGATVIEPIRGYYDIPIATLDFNSLYPSIMMAHNLCYTTLCNKQIVNSLNLKLDEDYIITPNGDYFVTEKRRHGILPIILNDLISARKKAKNDLKKEKDPFKRDVLNGRQLALKISANSVYGFTGATVGKLPCLAISSSVTSFGRKMILETKNAVQDKYSVKNGYEHDAVVVYGDTDSVMVKFGTSDLKESMRLGTEAAAWVSTLFKHPINLEFEKVYFPYLLINKKRYAGLYWTNPDKFDKLDQKGLASVRRDSCPLVSIVMNRVLKTILIDRNVDGALEYVKDVIDDLLHNRADISKLIISKTLAPQYTNPQPHAVLAARIKKRDGNGPNVGDRVDYVVTSGNDKLYNRAEDPLYALEHNIQIDSKYYLTNQLQNPLTSIIEPIIGERQANAMFLVKSIKINTGNMKTGLMGFIKKVEACKNCKTSLKKGEGPLCSNCLGKSSELYVKALYDVRDLQEKYSRVWTECQRCAGTLHNEVLCSNKNCDIFYMRVKVKKELQEKMDELSKW
- the TBLA0B07310 gene encoding uncharacterized protein (similar to Saccharomyces cerevisiae DNF3 (YMR162C); ancestral locus Anc_2.349), with the translated sequence MQRHRGELRRERADSLRTQLLNRQLHHKIQEIARDAEEEDLDTEMANNLVFQCLSLANNTSFLIKGLLDFSIFDPKDNYRYINIRLPMESPAVAHNQNKLYALSFLSLFMLFFLIPFIWVIIPLVTLLLLIVFQHQCYSKKELNNEEPFFPVFKKRPLQKEVISQEYSAFQTTLDLTDLKEKHNVILTNTSLNNLQIGDFIYLKKNDIVPTDILLLYSNETNSTANIQLSDNTFTNKFTNDKFVNLLRTNTGLANINYHLHYHKRSGYLFVNSSSSSSTSSSYSQKSYLKDENIIQKGSIINSNEIIGLILDTSTIQSNVFKRSYNKIHNTLIKPLDFSSSFATYYETIQNTFSKSLPIPHSNNFTIKRKRRKIIAFIFAFGFVRLIFI